A stretch of Caenorhabditis elegans chromosome IV DNA encodes these proteins:
- the clc-9 gene encoding CLaudin-like in Caenorhabditis (Confirmed by transcript evidence;~Product from WormBase gene class clc) has product MPVSTISYSSESIELGSIGSRDPRVIASNSRNIVTRHQEDNLKKRRIHKKIKMASRGRICCIGFSSTFAIVSMILLAICMFSASFRYNLDNLGGVKDYGLFRFCYTPKSQPLSRDDDSNSKTCHLRNYINSAHCQEGGSHTQPSRDCFGDFELASIILISASLGCCILAICFAICTIFTSFGALAHSVVLIAAAMCSLSGFLTYTYYYELKDNQYELVSGYQFQIHYGWAYYVFGFSSLLQWAAFVCSLFGSAFVLVHKNKKRQSKVTSTSL; this is encoded by the exons atgCCTGTCTCTACAATTTCCTATTCCTCTGAATCTATAGAGTTGGGATCAATTGGATCGAGAGATCCACGAGTTATTGCATCTAATTCTAGAAACATTGTTACGCGGCATCAAGAAGACAATCTGAAGAAACGGAGAATACACAAAAAGATTAAA atggctTCACGCGGCCGTATATGTTGCATTGGCTTTTCATCGACATTCGCCATAGTCTCAATGATTCTTCTTGCAATATGCATGTTTTCGGCTTCATTCCGATACAACTTAGATAATTTGGGAGGTGTTAAAGATTACGGATTGTTCAGATTTTGCTATACGCCAAAATCTCAACCATTATCAAGAGATG ATGATAGTAACTCAAAGACTTGTCATCTCCGTAACTACATCAACTCTGCACATTGTCAAGAGGGTGGTTCTCACACTCAACCATCCAGGGACTGCTTTGGAG ATTTCGAATTGGCATCAATTATTCTGATTTCTGCGTCTCTTGGATGTTGTATTCTTGCAATTTGCTTCGCGATTTGCACAATTTTCACGTCATTTGGTGCACTTGCTCATAGTGTCGTTCTGATTGCAGCAG caatGTGTTCTCTATCTGGATTTTTGACGTATACCTACTATTACGAATTGAAAGACAATCAATATGAATTGGTATCCGGATATCAGTTTCAG attcattACGGTTGGGCATATtatgtttttggtttttcttccCTCCTACAGTGGGCAGCTTTCGTGTGTAGTCTGTTTGGTTCTGCATTCGTTCTcgttcacaaaaataaaaaacgacaGTCCAAAGTAACAAGTACATCACTCTAA
- the clc-9 gene encoding CLaudin-like in Caenorhabditis (Confirmed by transcript evidence;~Product from WormBase gene class clc), with protein sequence MASRGRICCIGFSSTFAIVSMILLAICMFSASFRYNLDNLGGVKDYGLFRFCYTPKSQPLSRDDDSNSKTCHLRNYINSAHCQEGGSHTQPSRDCFGDFELASIILISASLGCCILAICFAICTIFTSFGALAHSVVLIAAAMCSLSGFLTYTYYYELKDNQYELVSGYQFQIHYGWAYYVFGFSSLLQWAAFVCSLFGSAFVLVHKNKKRQSKVTSTSL encoded by the exons atggctTCACGCGGCCGTATATGTTGCATTGGCTTTTCATCGACATTCGCCATAGTCTCAATGATTCTTCTTGCAATATGCATGTTTTCGGCTTCATTCCGATACAACTTAGATAATTTGGGAGGTGTTAAAGATTACGGATTGTTCAGATTTTGCTATACGCCAAAATCTCAACCATTATCAAGAGATG ATGATAGTAACTCAAAGACTTGTCATCTCCGTAACTACATCAACTCTGCACATTGTCAAGAGGGTGGTTCTCACACTCAACCATCCAGGGACTGCTTTGGAG ATTTCGAATTGGCATCAATTATTCTGATTTCTGCGTCTCTTGGATGTTGTATTCTTGCAATTTGCTTCGCGATTTGCACAATTTTCACGTCATTTGGTGCACTTGCTCATAGTGTCGTTCTGATTGCAGCAG caatGTGTTCTCTATCTGGATTTTTGACGTATACCTACTATTACGAATTGAAAGACAATCAATATGAATTGGTATCCGGATATCAGTTTCAG attcattACGGTTGGGCATATtatgtttttggtttttcttccCTCCTACAGTGGGCAGCTTTCGTGTGTAGTCTGTTTGGTTCTGCATTCGTTCTcgttcacaaaaataaaaaacgacaGTCCAAAGTAACAAGTACATCACTCTAA